A genomic region of Exiguobacterium oxidotolerans JCM 12280 contains the following coding sequences:
- a CDS encoding nuclear transport factor 2 family protein: MTTLDRYFDLFDASRTDEQAFSDLVSLFSDDITFVLNGQEQHGIDAWKNFVRMVFTANQDIKHMYEAWLPSADGDTFETRWAVCGKRADGTVFTQDGTDIARLDADGKIVYLANVPDDAKMFNNYNN; this comes from the coding sequence ATGACTACACTGGACCGCTACTTTGACTTATTTGACGCTTCCCGGACCGACGAACAGGCTTTTAGTGACCTCGTTTCCCTCTTTTCGGACGACATCACGTTCGTGCTGAACGGACAGGAACAACACGGCATCGACGCTTGGAAAAACTTCGTCCGGATGGTCTTCACTGCCAACCAGGACATCAAACACATGTATGAAGCCTGGCTGCCGTCAGCAGATGGCGATACATTCGAGACACGCTGGGCCGTCTGCGGCAAGCGGGCTGACGGAACGGTCTTCACGCAGGACGGGACGGATATCGCCCGCCTTGATGCGGACGGAAAAATCGTCTATCTTGCGAATGTGCCGGATGATGCGAAGATGTTCAACAATTACAACAACTAA
- a CDS encoding neutral zinc metallopeptidase: protein MKWKGRERSSNVEDRRGMSGKGVAGIGGGLGIIILIVVTLMGGNPADLLGDLSGSESGTNSSYQETAKEKEAADFVSVVLADTERVWTKEFKQDGMTYKEPTLVLYTDQVSSACGQAGKSVGPFYCPGDQKLYIDLSFYDELQTKYGAPGDFAMAYVIAHEVGHHVQTLLGTSDEIMPLRQKMSEEKFNKYLVRFELQADYYAGVWAHHAQGENLLEEGDLEEALGAANAVGDDTLQKKGQGYVVPESFTHGTSKQRKSWFQKGFDNGTIEGGDTFKAANL, encoded by the coding sequence ATGAAGTGGAAGGGAAGAGAACGAAGCTCAAACGTAGAAGACCGCCGGGGGATGAGCGGGAAAGGAGTCGCCGGAATCGGCGGTGGACTTGGGATCATCATCTTGATCGTCGTGACGTTGATGGGTGGGAATCCGGCTGATTTGCTTGGTGACTTATCCGGATCAGAGAGCGGGACGAACTCAAGTTATCAAGAAACGGCGAAAGAAAAAGAAGCCGCCGATTTTGTCTCGGTCGTGCTCGCCGATACGGAACGGGTCTGGACGAAGGAGTTCAAACAAGACGGGATGACGTACAAAGAACCGACACTCGTCCTCTATACCGATCAAGTCAGTTCCGCGTGTGGTCAAGCCGGAAAATCAGTTGGTCCTTTTTATTGTCCAGGCGATCAGAAATTATATATTGATTTAAGTTTTTATGATGAATTACAAACTAAGTACGGGGCGCCTGGCGACTTTGCGATGGCTTACGTCATTGCCCACGAAGTCGGACACCACGTCCAGACCTTACTCGGGACATCAGACGAAATCATGCCGCTTCGCCAAAAGATGAGCGAAGAGAAATTCAATAAATACCTCGTCCGGTTCGAACTACAGGCGGATTATTATGCCGGCGTGTGGGCGCATCACGCCCAAGGCGAAAACTTGTTAGAAGAAGGCGACCTTGAAGAAGCACTGGGTGCTGCAAATGCTGTCGGAGACGATACGCTTCAGAAGAAAGGGCAAGGATACGTCGTGCCGGAAAGCTTTACGCACGGGACATCGAAACAACGGAAAAGTTGGTTCCAAAAAGGTTTTGACAACGGAACGATTGAAGGTGGCGACACGTTCAAAGCAGCAAACTTATAA
- a CDS encoding Rrf2 family transcriptional regulator — protein MQMKTGVEQSVYAMLLLTFLPEKGLLPGEFISQQLGASPTYFQKLLRKLVSADLLLSVPGVKGGFRLNQPSDQIRIFDVYEAIEGKQSLYASSGVFEDLMGIKEQNVRLLSDLMTEAEDAWQSTLKRETIGSLRQEIDRNCPPDHLTTLKTLIEQQMIRN, from the coding sequence ATGCAAATGAAAACCGGAGTCGAACAATCCGTCTACGCGATGCTGTTACTGACCTTTTTGCCGGAAAAAGGACTTTTACCCGGTGAGTTCATCAGTCAGCAGCTCGGTGCTTCACCGACGTACTTTCAAAAACTATTACGTAAACTCGTCAGTGCCGACCTTCTCCTATCTGTCCCGGGGGTCAAAGGCGGTTTCCGTTTGAATCAACCTTCCGACCAGATTCGCATTTTTGACGTCTACGAAGCCATCGAAGGAAAACAATCTCTTTATGCTTCAAGTGGTGTCTTTGAGGACTTGATGGGCATCAAAGAACAGAACGTCCGCCTCTTATCGGACTTGATGACGGAAGCGGAAGACGCTTGGCAATCGACCTTAAAACGTGAAACGATCGGGTCGCTCCGACAGGAAATCGACCGGAACTGCCCCCCTGACCACTTAACGACATTAAAAACCTTGATTGAACAACAAATGATTCGCAACTAA
- the cydD gene encoding thiol reductant ABC exporter subunit CydD: MNPLKGIISIPRTIMLQLVLAAVLMGIAVIGQSYLIVIIVDRIFLQGDAFAAIVPLLGVLLLMLMLRVAVTYWNGRLGTVLAARVKQDIRQALVAKYTTSSVEVMSQGQSGQKVSVLLDAVDEMDSYYSQYLPKVIQTSIVPLMVLIAAFSYDWITGLVMMITAPFIPLFYIVIGIMTQKRADTQLEKMTAFSGTFLDTLQGITTLKLFGRAKAQQDVIERSSLDFRDATLTVLKLAFLSSLMLEFISMLSMGMIALEVSLRLILFQSITFVPAFLMLVLAPEYYLALKEMGAAFHTGRGSVAAAKQIASELTQDDRGVTFGSVDLPTATPPRIEFKDVDFTYQDERFALTDVTLRIEPYQKIALIGRSGAGKSTVLQLLAGLADPKNGEVLLNGQPRAQITETSWFGQLSYISQHPYLYAGTLADNIAIGELREATRTDIERAAAAAGLKELIASLPDGLDTGIGEGGRGLSGGEKQRVALARAFLKRPNVILFDEPTTGLDVKTEHLLQQAIGELGRTATVITVAHRLHTIEQSDNIVILEAGRIVDQGTHEALLARDSEYARMRAVQRGEETR; this comes from the coding sequence ATGAATCCACTTAAAGGAATCATCTCGATTCCACGTACGATCATGCTGCAATTGGTACTGGCGGCTGTCCTGATGGGGATTGCGGTCATCGGTCAATCGTACTTGATCGTCATCATCGTCGACCGCATTTTTCTCCAAGGGGACGCCTTTGCGGCCATCGTTCCGCTACTTGGTGTCTTACTGCTCATGCTGATGTTGCGGGTCGCTGTCACCTACTGGAACGGGCGGCTCGGGACGGTTCTCGCGGCGCGTGTCAAACAAGACATTCGCCAGGCGCTCGTCGCGAAGTATACGACGAGTTCCGTCGAAGTGATGTCGCAAGGACAGTCGGGACAAAAGGTCAGTGTGTTGCTTGACGCGGTCGATGAGATGGACAGCTATTACAGCCAATACTTGCCGAAAGTCATCCAGACATCGATCGTTCCCTTGATGGTGCTGATCGCAGCATTCAGTTATGACTGGATTACGGGTCTCGTCATGATGATCACGGCACCGTTCATTCCCTTGTTCTACATCGTCATCGGGATTATGACGCAAAAACGTGCCGATACACAGCTCGAGAAGATGACGGCGTTCTCGGGGACCTTTCTCGATACGCTGCAAGGCATCACGACGTTGAAGTTGTTTGGTCGCGCGAAAGCACAGCAGGACGTCATCGAACGGAGCAGTCTCGACTTCCGCGATGCGACCTTGACCGTGCTGAAGCTCGCCTTCTTGTCGTCGTTGATGCTTGAGTTCATCTCGATGCTCAGCATGGGGATGATTGCGCTTGAAGTCAGCTTGCGGTTGATTCTCTTCCAAAGCATCACCTTTGTTCCGGCCTTCTTGATGCTCGTGCTTGCACCGGAGTATTATTTGGCGCTAAAAGAGATGGGGGCAGCATTCCATACCGGACGGGGAAGTGTTGCGGCGGCGAAACAGATTGCGTCTGAACTGACACAAGATGACCGGGGTGTAACGTTCGGGTCGGTTGATTTACCGACCGCGACCCCACCGCGGATTGAATTCAAAGACGTGGACTTTACGTATCAGGATGAGCGGTTTGCACTGACCGACGTCACGCTCCGGATTGAACCGTATCAAAAGATCGCCTTGATTGGACGAAGTGGTGCCGGGAAATCGACCGTCCTGCAGTTACTCGCGGGACTGGCGGATCCAAAAAACGGCGAAGTGCTCCTGAATGGTCAGCCACGCGCACAAATCACGGAAACGAGCTGGTTCGGACAGCTCAGTTATATCTCGCAGCATCCTTACCTGTATGCGGGGACACTCGCCGACAACATCGCCATCGGTGAATTACGGGAGGCGACGCGGACAGACATCGAACGTGCCGCAGCTGCCGCAGGACTCAAAGAACTGATTGCGAGTTTACCGGACGGGCTCGACACGGGAATCGGTGAAGGAGGGCGCGGTTTATCAGGTGGCGAAAAACAACGGGTCGCACTCGCCCGTGCCTTCTTAAAACGACCGAACGTCATCTTGTTCGACGAACCGACGACGGGACTCGACGTCAAGACGGAACACCTGTTACAGCAGGCAATCGGAGAACTCGGACGGACGGCGACCGTCATCACGGTCGCACATCGTCTGCATACGATTGAACAGTCAGACAACATCGTCATTTTAGAGGCCGGCCGGATTGTCGACCAAGGCACACATGAGGCGCTACTCGCGCGGGATTCAGAGTATGCACGGATGCGTGCCGTCCAACGAGGGGAGGAAACACGATGA